A genome region from Scleropages formosus chromosome 6, fSclFor1.1, whole genome shotgun sequence includes the following:
- the LOC114910728 gene encoding heat shock protein 30-like, with amino-acid sequence MCSYMLQPFSFTPLVDSDWPVRSLWPQCRPLLFPREMLLRNMREMRGSLDILEKLQQQILEEFDHVPSSSSSLEPLKYHLEKEGESFALTLDTKDFSPEELCVKQLGRKLRVSGKSEKKQEDGKGSYCYRRQEFRREFELPEDVNPEAVSCSFADGRLRIRAPREALRAAAERVLPIDTTSPDVSSARSQSSRESGISTENESQQQN; translated from the coding sequence ATGTGCTCCTACATGCTCCAGCCTTTCTCCTTCACCCCACTCGTGGACTCGGACTGGCCTGTACGCAGCCTGTGGCCACAGTGCCGACCTCTTCTCTTTCCCCGAGAGATGCTGCTGAGGAACATGCGGGAGATGAGGGGAAGCCTGGACATCCTGGAGAAACTCCAGCAGCAGATCCTCGAGGAGTTTGACCACGTCCCGTCCTCGTCTTCGTCCTTGGAGCCTCTCAAGTACCActtggagaaggagggagagagttTTGCCCTCACCTTGGACACCAAGGACTTCTCCCCAGAGGAGCTGTGTGTGAAGCAGCTGGGCAGGAAGCTGCGGGTGAGCGGGAAGAGCgagaagaagcaggaggacGGGAAAGGCTCCTACTGCTACAGAAGGCAGGAGTTCAGACGAGAGTTTGAACTGCCCGAAGACGTGAACCCCGAAGCCGTGAGCTGCTCCTTCGCTGACGGGAGACTCCGCATCCGGGCACCGAGGGAGGCGCTGCGCGCGGCCGCAGAGAGAGTGCTGCCCATAGACACGACGAGTCCAGATGTGTCGAGCGCGCGGAGCCAGAGCTCCCGGGAAAGTGGCATCAGCACAGAGAACGAGAGCCAACAACAGAACTAG